A genome region from Tenrec ecaudatus isolate mTenEca1 chromosome 13, mTenEca1.hap1, whole genome shotgun sequence includes the following:
- the SSB gene encoding lupus La protein, with protein sequence MAENGDSEKMAELEAKICHQIEYYFGDFNLPRDKFLKEQIKLDEGWVPLEIMIKFNRLNRLTTDFNVIVDALSKSKVELMEISEDKTKIRRSPSKPLPEVTDEYKNDVKNRSVYIKGFPTDATLDDIKEWLEGKGEILNIQMRRTLHRAFKGSIFVVFERIECAKKFVETTGQKYKDTDLLILFKDDYFAKKNEERKQNKVEAKLRAKQEQEEKQKLAEDAEMKSLEEKMGCLLKFSGDLEDQTCREDLHILFASHGEIKWIDFVRGAKEGVILFKEKAKEVLDKAKDASNNNLQLRNRDVVWEVLEGEVEKAALKKIMEDQQESLNKWKSKGRKFKGKGKGNKVAPAGSAKGKVQFQGKKTKFDSEDECDENGGDAAGPVKRAREAADKEEPASKQQKTENGTGDQ encoded by the exons ATGGCCGAAAATGGTGATAGTGAAAAGATGGCTGAGCTGGAAGCCAAAATCTGTCATCAGATTGAG TATTATTTTGGTGACTTTAATTTGCCTCgggacaaatttttaaaggaACAGATCAAACTAGATGAAGGCTGGGTACCACTGGAGATAATGATAAAATTCAACAG GTTAAACCGTCTGACAACAGACTTTAATGTTATAGTAGACGCACTGAGCAAGTCAAAGGTAGAGCTCATGGAAATCAGTGAAGATAAAACTAAAATCAGAAGATCTCCAAGCAAACCCCTCCCCGAAGTGACCGATGAGTataaaaatgatgtaaaaaacaGATCTGTATATATT AAAGGCTTCCCGACTGATGCCACCCTGGATGACATCAAAGAATGGTTGGAAGGCAAAGGTGAAATACTAAATATTCAGATGAGAAGAACATTGCATAGAGCGTTTAAG GGGTCAATATTTGTTGTGTTTGAGAGAATTGAATGTGCTAAGAAGTTCGTTGAGACCACTGGCCAGAAGTATAAAGACACAGACCTTCTAATACTTTTCAA GGACGACTACTTtgcaaaaaagaatgaagaaagaaagcaaaataaagtggAAGCTAAACTACGAGCTAAACA AGAGCAAGAAGAAAAACAGAAGTTAGCAGAAGATGCAGAAATG AAGTCTCTAGAAGAAAAGATGGGCTGCTTGCTGAAGTTCTCAGGCGACTTAGAAGACCAGACCTGCAGAGAAGATTTGCACATCCTTTTTGCAAGTCATGGGGAAATCAAGTGGATAGACTTTGTCCGAGGCGCCAAAGAG GGAGTCATTCTGTTTAAAGAAAAGGCTAAAGAAGTGCTGGATAAAGCCAAAGATGCGAGTAACAATAACCTACAACTCAGAAACAGAGACGTGGTGTGGGAAGTCCTAGAGGGAGAGGTGGAGAAAGCAGCACTGAAAAAAATCATGGAAGATCAACAAGAATCCCTGAACAAATGGAAGTCAAAAG GCCGCAAATTtaaaggaaagggaaagggaaataaaGTCGCCCCGGCTGGGTCGGCTAAAGGAAAAGTACAGTTTCAGGGCAAGAAGACGAAATTTGACAGTGAGGATGAATGTGATGAGAATGGTGGCGATGCAGCTG GGCCAGTGAAAAGAGCAAGAGAAGCAGCAGACAAAGAGGAGCCTGCGTCAAAACAGCAGAAAACAGAAAATGGCACCGGAGACCAGTAG